In Exiguobacterium sp. 9-2, the genomic window ACTGGCGCAAGAAATCGGTTATCCGGTCATCATCAAAGCGACAGCAGGTGGCGGTGGTAAAGGGATTCGGGTCGCTCGTTCGGAAGAAGAGTTGATCAATGGTCTAAGTGAGACGCGCCGTGAAGCGAAACAAGCCTTCGGAAACGGAGACGTATACTTAGAGCGCTTCATCGAAGAATTCCGCCATGTCGAGGTACAGGTGCTTGCTGACCGTCATGGCAATGTCATTCACCTCGGGGAACGAGATTGTACCGTTCAACGCCGGATGCAGAAACTGATTGAGGAAGCACCATCTCCTGCGGTCAGTGAAGCAACACGGTTGAAGATGGGCGAGGCTGCTGTAAAAGCAGCAAAAGCGATTCAGTATACGGGAGCTGGAACGATCGAATTCATCTTCGTCGAAGAGACGGAAGAATTCTTCTTCATGGAGATGAACACGCGCATTCAAGTGGAACATCCAGTAACGGAGATGATCACAGGGTTCGATCTCGTTCAAGCACAACTCCAAGTCGCGCTCGATCATCCACTTGCCGTTAAACAAAAGGATATCAAGTTCCATGGTCATTCGATTGAGTGCCGGATCAATGCCGAAGATCCAGACCATGATTTCCGTCCGTCTGCTGGACGTGTCACACAATATGTGACACCGGGCGGAATGGGCGTGCGCATCGATAGCGCGGTCTATCCAGGGTATATGATTCCACCATACTATGACTCGATGGTTGCAAAGTTGATCGTTCATGCAGAAACACGGGAAGAAGCATGCGCGAAAATGGAACGTGCGCTAGCTGAATTTTGGATCGAAGGTGTTAAAACGACGATCCCGTTCCACGAACGGGTTCTCAGTCACCCGGTATTCCGTCGTGGTACATTTACGACGAAATTCGCAGAGCGTGAGTTAAAAGGTACGATCGTAAACTGAATCAGGACGGGAGTTTGTGCGACGAACTCCCGTCTTTTTTTGGCGTTCTCTATGTTTTTTAAAAGAGGAATGTGCTAAACTAACTGATTGAGAACGACAAAAAAAGGAGCACGCAAAATCATGATGAAACGACACATGGCACGCGAACTCGCAGTCCAATCTTTGTTCCAAATGGAACTTTCGGATCTGACTGCACAAGAGGCCATTGAATTCGCGGTAGAAGGTAAGGAATACGATACATTCGTCGAGCAATTGGTGAACGGTGTCGAAACGAACAAAGAAACAATTGATCAGCATATTCGAGAAGCACTCGTCAACTGGTCGTTCGAGCGACTTGGAAACATCGAGCGGACGATTCTTCGCTTAGCCGTCTATGAATTGTTGTTCGAAACGAACATTCCGGTTCGAGTAACGATTAACGAAGCCATCGAATTGACGAAGGCGTTCGCAGATGAAGAAGCAACGAAAATTGTGAACGGTGTTCTTGGTAAAGTGGCACAAGGCGTCGTCAAAGAAAATTCATAAACCGATTTAAAACCGAATAGAGACAAACAGACAGAAGAGTGAATCGAACTTTTTGGGGGAGTGGACAAATCATGGCAGTAGTAATCGATGGAAAACAGGTAGCCCATTCATATCGTATGAAGCTGAAAGAAGAAGTCGCACGTCTGAAAGAACAGCGGATTCAACCGCAATTGACTGTCATCTTGATTGGTGAAGATCCAGCTAGTCAATCTTATGTACGCGGAAAAGAGAAGGCAGCGAAGGAAATCGGAATGGATTCAGAGTTGATCCGACTTCCGGCAGAAACAACGGAATCAGAACTCCTTCATTTGATTGAACGCCTGAACGTAGATGCGAGTGTCCACGGGATTCTCGTTCAATTGCCGTTGCCAGACCATATTGATGAGAGCAAGGTCATTTTTGCGATTTCTCCTGAAAAGGACGTCGATGGCTTCCATCCTGTCTCTGTCGGGAAGATGATGATTGGTGAACCGACATTTTTACCATGTACACCAAATGGTATTCTCCATCTCGTAAAAGAGATGAATGTACCGATCGCGGGTCAGCACGTCGTTGTCGTCGGACGGAGTCAAATCGTCGGAAAACCCGTCGGTATGTTGTTCTTGAATGAATCGGCTACCGTTTCATACTGTCATTCAAAAACTGCAGACCTCGGTGCGATGACACGCCAAGCGGATATCTTGATCGTCGCAGTCGGTGTACCGAAGCTGATTACTGCAGATATGGTGAAACCGGATGCTGTCGTCATTGACGTCGGTGTCAACCGTGTCGATGGTAAACTCGTCGGTGATGTTGATTTTGATACGGTACAAGACGTTGCATCGATGATTACACCTGTTCCGGGTGGCGTTGGTCCAATGACGATCACGATGTTACTGCATAACACGATCGAGGCCGCGCAATGAGTGAACCTCTTCACGTTTCCGATTTAGTCCACTATGTCAAACGTGAACTAGAAGGTGACGCCCTTCTACAACAAGTCCAGGTGGTGGGAGAAGTGTCGAACTTTAAACGACACTCTTCCGGTCACCTTTATTTTACGTTGAAGGACGAACAGTCACGGATGAAAGCCGTCATGTTTGCTCGGGATGCGAGTCGGGTCAAGACAGACATACGCGACGGCATGCGTGTCGTCGTCACGGCACGCTTATCTGTCTACGTCTCTTCTGGAGAAATGCAACTCTATGTCGAACGGATGACGGAAGATGGTGTGGGCGCGTTATACGAGGCGTTTTCTCGCCTGAAAATAGATCTTGAAGAACGTGGTTGGTTTGATCCTGCGATCAAACAACCGTTGCCTGCTTTTCCGGATCGGATCGGGATCATCACATCGCCAAAAGGAGCGGCGCTTCATGACATTGCAACGACACTCCGGCGTCGTTATCCGCAAGCAGCCATCGTCTTCGCGCCGGTTCTTGTACAAGGAGCAGACGCGGCACCCCAAATCAGTCGTGCTATTCAACTGATGAACGAGCATGCTGCCTGTGATGTGTTGATCATTGGTCGTGGTGGCGGTTCGATCGAAGAGTTGTGGGCATTCAATGAAATGTCTGTCGTGACAGCCGTGTTTGAATCACGTATCCCAATCGTCTCTGCTGTCGGACATGAGACTGATTTTACGATCAGTGATTTCGTCGCCGACGTTCGTGCTGCTACACCAACAGCGGCGGCAGAACTTGTCACTCCGGAAGCAGAGGCACTCGTCCGTCGTGTCCAGGATGTAGAGCGACGTTTGGAACGAACGTATACACAACTCCTTAAGAGTAAACAGGAGCAAGTGACACGTCTAGCCGCGAGTTACGGTCTTAAATCGCCACGTGTTTTACTCGGACTAAAGCAGGAACAACTGGACCGGACGGAAATGTTGCTCCAAAAAGAGATGCAGTATATCGTGACTCAAAACCGACAGCAGGTGGAGCGTCTTCACGCACGTTTAATGCGAATACCAGTACGTGATCGATTCGTACAACAACGAGCAACGATTGAACAGTCGCGTCGTCGACTCGAAATCGTGCGTCGGCTTTTGCAATCGAAACAACAACAAGTGCGTCATGTGCTCGCGCGACTCGACTCCGTCAGTCCGACGCATGTCCTGATGCGCGGCTATACGTATGTCGAACAGGATGGACAAATTGTTCGTTCCGCGAAGGCATTAACAGCGTCTTCGTTCGATATCCGATTCCATGATGGAACGATTCGTGCCAAACGAGAGGATGGGGAGTAAGGATGGAGACGGAACAATCTTTTGAAGAAGCACTAGAACGACTAGAAGAGATCGTCACGTTACTCGAAGAGGGCGAAGCTCCGCTAGAACAAGCGATGGCTCTTTATGAAGAGGGCGTCAAATTGACAGCTCTTTGCCAAGGAAAGTTATCCGTTGCTGAGAAAAAACTCGATCAGATCCTGGAGCAAGATGGTACGCTGCGGGAAAAAGGAGGAGCACAATGATTGCCTTGCATGAATGGAAGACACAAGTCGAAAACAAAATGGCAGAGTTCATGGAGCGACTCGATGCACCCGACCGTTTACGTGACTCAATGCGGTATTCACTTGATGCTGGTGGGAAACGGATTCGTCCGGCCTTGATTTATGCAGTACTCGATGCCTTTTCAATCGACCGCTCAAAAGGAGATGCTACTGCTGCGGCACTTGAGATGATTCATACATATTCGCTGATTCATGATGACCTTCCAGCAATGGACGATGATGATCTCCGTAGAGGTCGTCCGACGAATCATATTGCTTTTGATGAAGCGACAGCGATTTTAGCAGGGGACGCATTGCTCACGAACGCATTCAGCTGCCTCCTTGAGACACCAGCTTCGCCAGAAGTGAAGCTTGCGCTCGTCGAACGATTAGCGGCGGCGGCAGGAGCTTCTGGTATGGTCGGCGGACAACTCGATGATATGCTCGGTGAGCGTGGTGGCATAAATGATGTAGCGAAGCTAGAATCGATTCATCGTCGAAAAACAGGAGCACTTCTCGTCTTTGCGGTCGAAGCAGGCGGGTTGCTCGCCGCAGTTAGTCCGACAGATCTTGAGCACCTGCATCAATATGGTCGCCATCTCGGCATTGCTTTTCAAATTCAAGATGACATCTTAGACGTGACAGGAGATGCTGAAAAAATCGGCAAGCCGGTTGGTAGCGATGAAGAAAATGAAAAAGCGACGTATCCGAAACTCCTCGGTCTTGAAGGTGCGAAACGTGCACTGACAGCTCAGGTAGAAGCAGCAGAACAGGCGATTGAAGCACTATCGGTCGAAGCGACGACACTTAAGGAACTGCTAGACTTCGTGGTCAAGCGTGACCATTAAGCAGGACGACGCATCGTGCGTCGTCTTTTTCTATGCTGACAATGGCGCTCGATAGATTGTTCTAGTACAATGTAGGGTACAAACCCTATAAGATTGTAAGGAAAAGAGGCGGTAAGGTATGAAATTGACAGAAATACAGGATCCGTCATTTTTAAAGCGTATGTCGGTCTCCGAACTCGAAGTTTTCGCAGGCGATATTCGACGCTTTTTGATTGAAGAATTAGCGACGACAGGTGGGCACTTGGCACCGAATCTTGGAGTCGTCGAGTTAACGCTTGCACTGCATCGTGAATTTGACAGTCCAAATGACAAGTTCGTCTGGGACGTCGGACACCAAGCCTATGTGCACAAGATTCTCACAGGACGCGCGAGCCAGTTTGATACGCTCCGTCAGCATAAAGGACTTTGTGGATTTCCGAAACGCAATGAAAGCGTGCATGACGTCTGGGAGACAGGGCATAGCTCGACGTCCTTGTCAGCAGCAATGGGGATTGCTGTTTCAAACGAATTGAGCGGTAAGGATGACCGCGCAGTCGCGATCATCGGTGACGGGGCGTTAACAGGCGGTATGGCCCTCGAAGCATTGAATCACATCGGAGCAGAGCAACAAAACGTCATCGTCATCTTAAATGATAACGAGATGTCGATTGCACCAAACGTCGGTGCGATGCATCAAATGCTAGGACGGATTCGTTCATCGCGAAAAGTACGTTTTGCGCAAGACGAGCTTGAAGCATTGATCAAAAAGATTCCGGTCATTGGCGGACGTTTGGAAAAAGGAAGCGAGAAATTGAAAGAAGCCGTCAAGGGAGCGCTCGTTCCTGGGATGTTCTTTGAAGAACTTGGTTTCAACTATTACGGTCCGGTCGATGGACACGATCTTAATGATTTGATCGAACAGCTCAATTACGTGAAAAAAGAAGAAGGACCTGTCCTGCTTCATGTCATCACAAAAAAAGGGAAAGGTTATCGTCCGGCAGAGTTTGACGGGGTCGGTACATGGCACGGTCTTGGACCATACAAGATGGAGTCCGGCGAAGTCATCAAAGGAAAATCAAAAGCACCAAGTTATTCCTTTACGGTAGCGGATACCTTGACGAAGATGGCACGCGACGATGAAAAGCTGACGTTGATCACACCAGCGATGAGTGTTGGCTCAAAACTCGATTGTTTTGAAAAAGAATTCCCAGAGCGGATGTTTGACGTTGGGATCGCGGAACAACATGCTGTCACGTTCGCAGCTGGTCAAGCGACGCAAGGCATGAAACCCGTTGTATCAATCTACTCGACGTTCTTCCAGCGCGCATACGATCAACTCGTGCATGACGTGGCCCGTCAAAATCTGGACGTAACGTTTACGATTGACCGATCAGGTCTTGTTGGAGCAGATGGAGAGACACACCAAGGGGTCTTCGATATTGCTTTCATGCGCCACGTGCCGAATATTCGAATCGTCATGGCAAAGGATGAGAATGAACTACAGCACTTGCTCTATTCAGCTGTTAAATACGAAGGACCAATCGCCGTTCGTTTCCCGCGTGGCGAAGGACTTGGTGTACCAATGGATGAGACATTGCATGAAATTTCGCTCGATACGTGGGAAGTTGAACGTGAAGGAACAGATGTCGCCATCCTTGCATTCGGACCACAAGTGCAAGACGCGCTCAAAATCGCAGATCTCTTAGCAGGCGAATTATCAGTTCGTGTCATCAATGCCCGGACGATCAAACCGCTTGATGAGAAGATGCTGAACGCTCTTTACGCAGAGGGAATTCCACTTGTGACACTGGAAGAAGCCGTCCTAAAAGGTGGATTCGGATCAGCTGTCCTTGAGCATGCGAACGAGCAGGAAGCATTCCCACGCGTCAAACGCTTCGGTATTCCGGATTGGTATATCGAGCACGGCGGTGTGAATGAGTTGCTGGAAGAAATTGGACTATTACCTGGACAAATCGCAGAAGAAGTACGCGCTTTCGTCAATCAAGGAAAGAAACAGAGTGTGTGACGATTCATGGAAAATGTAAAGAAAATCCGCCTCGACGTTCTTCTCGTCGAGCGCGGTTTGTTTGAAACGCGTGAAAAAGCGAAACGGTCGATCATGGCTGGACTCGTCTTTAGTGGCACGGAACGATTGGAGAAGGCCGGTGAAAAGGTCAAGTCCGATATCGATTTGCACGTTAAAGGTCAGTTGATGCCTTATGTGGGGCGTGGTGGCTTTAAGATGGAAAAGGCACTTCAAGTATTCGATTTTGATGTCACGGGTAAAACAGGTCTCGATATCGGATCGTCGACAGGTGGTTTTACCGACTGCTCCTTACAAAATGGGGCAGCACATATGTATGCACTTGATGTCGGTTCCAATCAGCTGGACTGGAAGCTGCGCTCGGATGACCGCGTGACGGTGATGGAAAAAACGAACTTCCGGCATGCGACACCAGACATGTTCCCTGTCGCGCCGCAGTTTGCGACGATCGATGTCTCGTTCATTTCATTACGTTTGATGCTTCCGCCATTGAAGATGATCCTCGTTGAAGGAGGAGACGTCATGGCGCTCGTCAAACCGCAATTCGAAGCAGGTCGTGAGGATATCGGTAAAAAAGGCATCGTGCGTGACGAGCGGATTCATGTCCGAGTTCTCGATGAGATGATCGAATTCTTCATTCAACAAGGGTTCTATGTCAAGCAGCTCGACTATTCTC contains:
- the xseA gene encoding exodeoxyribonuclease VII large subunit, with protein sequence MSEPLHVSDLVHYVKRELEGDALLQQVQVVGEVSNFKRHSSGHLYFTLKDEQSRMKAVMFARDASRVKTDIRDGMRVVVTARLSVYVSSGEMQLYVERMTEDGVGALYEAFSRLKIDLEERGWFDPAIKQPLPAFPDRIGIITSPKGAALHDIATTLRRRYPQAAIVFAPVLVQGADAAPQISRAIQLMNEHAACDVLIIGRGGGSIEELWAFNEMSVVTAVFESRIPIVSAVGHETDFTISDFVADVRAATPTAAAELVTPEAEALVRRVQDVERRLERTYTQLLKSKQEQVTRLAASYGLKSPRVLLGLKQEQLDRTEMLLQKEMQYIVTQNRQQVERLHARLMRIPVRDRFVQQRATIEQSRRRLEIVRRLLQSKQQQVRHVLARLDSVSPTHVLMRGYTYVEQDGQIVRSAKALTASSFDIRFHDGTIRAKREDGE
- the folD gene encoding bifunctional methylenetetrahydrofolate dehydrogenase/methenyltetrahydrofolate cyclohydrolase FolD, which gives rise to MAVVIDGKQVAHSYRMKLKEEVARLKEQRIQPQLTVILIGEDPASQSYVRGKEKAAKEIGMDSELIRLPAETTESELLHLIERLNVDASVHGILVQLPLPDHIDESKVIFAISPEKDVDGFHPVSVGKMMIGEPTFLPCTPNGILHLVKEMNVPIAGQHVVVVGRSQIVGKPVGMLFLNESATVSYCHSKTADLGAMTRQADILIVAVGVPKLITADMVKPDAVVIDVGVNRVDGKLVGDVDFDTVQDVASMITPVPGGVGPMTITMLLHNTIEAAQ
- the xseB gene encoding exodeoxyribonuclease VII small subunit, whose amino-acid sequence is METEQSFEEALERLEEIVTLLEEGEAPLEQAMALYEEGVKLTALCQGKLSVAEKKLDQILEQDGTLREKGGAQ
- a CDS encoding polyprenyl synthetase family protein, with the protein product MIALHEWKTQVENKMAEFMERLDAPDRLRDSMRYSLDAGGKRIRPALIYAVLDAFSIDRSKGDATAAALEMIHTYSLIHDDLPAMDDDDLRRGRPTNHIAFDEATAILAGDALLTNAFSCLLETPASPEVKLALVERLAAAAGASGMVGGQLDDMLGERGGINDVAKLESIHRRKTGALLVFAVEAGGLLAAVSPTDLEHLHQYGRHLGIAFQIQDDILDVTGDAEKIGKPVGSDEENEKATYPKLLGLEGAKRALTAQVEAAEQAIEALSVEATTLKELLDFVVKRDH
- the dxs gene encoding 1-deoxy-D-xylulose-5-phosphate synthase; the encoded protein is MKLTEIQDPSFLKRMSVSELEVFAGDIRRFLIEELATTGGHLAPNLGVVELTLALHREFDSPNDKFVWDVGHQAYVHKILTGRASQFDTLRQHKGLCGFPKRNESVHDVWETGHSSTSLSAAMGIAVSNELSGKDDRAVAIIGDGALTGGMALEALNHIGAEQQNVIVILNDNEMSIAPNVGAMHQMLGRIRSSRKVRFAQDELEALIKKIPVIGGRLEKGSEKLKEAVKGALVPGMFFEELGFNYYGPVDGHDLNDLIEQLNYVKKEEGPVLLHVITKKGKGYRPAEFDGVGTWHGLGPYKMESGEVIKGKSKAPSYSFTVADTLTKMARDDEKLTLITPAMSVGSKLDCFEKEFPERMFDVGIAEQHAVTFAAGQATQGMKPVVSIYSTFFQRAYDQLVHDVARQNLDVTFTIDRSGLVGADGETHQGVFDIAFMRHVPNIRIVMAKDENELQHLLYSAVKYEGPIAVRFPRGEGLGVPMDETLHEISLDTWEVEREGTDVAILAFGPQVQDALKIADLLAGELSVRVINARTIKPLDEKMLNALYAEGIPLVTLEEAVLKGGFGSAVLEHANEQEAFPRVKRFGIPDWYIEHGGVNELLEEIGLLPGQIAEEVRAFVNQGKKQSV
- the accC gene encoding acetyl-CoA carboxylase biotin carboxylase subunit is translated as MEKLLIANRGEIAVRIIRAAKELGIQTVAVYSTADKEALHVRLADEAYCIGEASSASSYLNVTNILAIATNRQVTMIHPGYGFLAENVDFAEMCEACGIKFVGPTSDAIRQMGIKDVAKKTMIECGVPVVPGSDGTVTDEEAVALAQEIGYPVIIKATAGGGGKGIRVARSEEELINGLSETRREAKQAFGNGDVYLERFIEEFRHVEVQVLADRHGNVIHLGERDCTVQRRMQKLIEEAPSPAVSEATRLKMGEAAVKAAKAIQYTGAGTIEFIFVEETEEFFFMEMNTRIQVEHPVTEMITGFDLVQAQLQVALDHPLAVKQKDIKFHGHSIECRINAEDPDHDFRPSAGRVTQYVTPGGMGVRIDSAVYPGYMIPPYYDSMVAKLIVHAETREEACAKMERALAEFWIEGVKTTIPFHERVLSHPVFRRGTFTTKFAERELKGTIVN
- the nusB gene encoding transcription antitermination factor NusB, which translates into the protein MKRHMARELAVQSLFQMELSDLTAQEAIEFAVEGKEYDTFVEQLVNGVETNKETIDQHIREALVNWSFERLGNIERTILRLAVYELLFETNIPVRVTINEAIELTKAFADEEATKIVNGVLGKVAQGVVKENS
- a CDS encoding TlyA family RNA methyltransferase, which gives rise to MENVKKIRLDVLLVERGLFETREKAKRSIMAGLVFSGTERLEKAGEKVKSDIDLHVKGQLMPYVGRGGFKMEKALQVFDFDVTGKTGLDIGSSTGGFTDCSLQNGAAHMYALDVGSNQLDWKLRSDDRVTVMEKTNFRHATPDMFPVAPQFATIDVSFISLRLMLPPLKMILVEGGDVMALVKPQFEAGREDIGKKGIVRDERIHVRVLDEMIEFFIQQGFYVKQLDYSPITGGEGNIEFLLHARLGQPGLDPSVHAAETVKLAHASL